The DNA window TCTGCGCTTTCACGATGGAGAGGAACTGATCGAAGTGCACCATGCCTTCGTTGATGGGGCACCAGTGCGGTACAAACACGCCCGAAGCGCCGAGGCTTTTGTCGTAGGGGTCGGCGTGCGTGTTGCTCTTTTCATTGCGTGCCCACAGGAAGTCTTTCAGGGCAATGCCGCGCATCCAGTCTGCGGAGAGTTTGCTGGTGCAGATCCATCCGCCGTAGCCGCCTTCCACGGTGGCGTGGCCAATGTCGTAGTTGAAGCCAAACCATTTGGGGTCGAGTCCTCGGAACATCTCCCATAGATCCCAGATGGTGGCGCCGATGGCTTCCGGGCCGGAGTGCGTGTGATACATGGCGGCAATGCCATTCTTTTGGCTGAGGTCTGCCAGTGCGCGCACGCCAGGACGCAGCGCATTCAGTTGCGCCACGATGGGTTGCGTGGCGTTGTACTTCAACCCGCCCCAGCGATAGTGATGGATGCCTTCGCCCGCGGCGGCTTCCAGAATCTTCTTCGCCATAGGCATGGTAGACGGTGCGATCTCCGTGCTGATCATGGAGACTTCCAGGCCAGCTTTGCGCACGGCAGCAACGGCCTTGGGTAGATCGGTCGTGACGTTCTCCGGCAGTACGTGGCCTTCGGCGCGTACGGTCATGTCAATGGCGTCAAAGCCCATGTCCTTTGCGACAATGGCAGCTTCGCCAATGGGCATGAACTGCAGATGCTTGGAGAAGATGGAAACCTTCAGAGGGCCGGTTGGCGGGGCAGGTATGATGTTGCGCGTGG is part of the Terriglobus sp. RCC_193 genome and encodes:
- a CDS encoding sugar phosphate isomerase/epimerase family protein produces the protein MQNETEWGMSRRSLLLGAAMAGAAQAFGTTPALAASTRNIIPAPPTGPLKVSIFSKHLQFMPIGEAAIVAKDMGFDAIDMTVRAEGHVLPENVTTDLPKAVAAVRKAGLEVSMISTEIAPSTMPMAKKILEAAAGEGIHHYRWGGLKYNATQPIVAQLNALRPGVRALADLSQKNGIAAMYHTHSGPEAIGATIWDLWEMFRGLDPKWFGFNYDIGHATVEGGYGGWICTSKLSADWMRGIALKDFLWARNEKSNTHADPYDKSLGASGVFVPHWCPINEGMVHFDQFLSIVKAQNFNGPLQLHFEYPLGGAENGKTTLTLPREQVIATMKKDLQAVRAHLAKQGLA